Proteins encoded together in one Branchiostoma floridae strain S238N-H82 chromosome 18, Bfl_VNyyK, whole genome shotgun sequence window:
- the LOC118405683 gene encoding ly6/PLAUR domain-containing protein 1-like: protein MVGVKEYTVCLAVLFVIPTVVLGALPFQCYGCTGRYTDDCISNKDIVNCTRGQDTCMMEVINFKSSLQRRYTKMCTTRSACQQAKSRYSKGCHNAEGAICVTCCNTARCNVRPDPTYGPDWVRLSRRNAGVYVSPGGAVVMTVLTVLTMHLVFH from the exons ATGGTTGGAGTTAAGGAGTATACGGTGTGTTTGGCCGTCCTTTTCGTCATTCCTACAG TGGTGCTCGGTGCCCTGCCCTTCCAGTGTTACGGGTGCACAGGTCGGTACACAGACGACTGTATCTCTAACAAGGACATCGTCAACTGTACCCGCGGACAGGACACATGTATGATGGAGGTCATCAACTTCAAGTCAT cccTACAGAGGAgatacaccaaaatgtgcacCACCCGCAGTGCCTGCCAGCAGGCCAAGAGCAGGTACAGTAAGGGGTGTCACAATGCTGAGGGCGCCATCTGTGTCACCTGCTGCAACACCGCTCGCTGTAACGTCCGCCCCGACCCCACCTACGGACCGGACTGGGTCCGACTCAGCCGCAGGAACGCCGGCGTGTACGTGTCTCCAGGGGGCGCTGTTGTCATGACCGTACTTACCGTGTTAACCATGCACCTGGTGTTTCACTAG
- the LOC118405251 gene encoding E3 ubiquitin-protein ligase NRDP1-like isoform X1 has product MGYDVNRFEGNVDEELLCPICGGVLEEPVQAPQCEHAFCTACIQEWLSRQHTCPVDRQTITPSQLKPVPRILRNLLSRLYIKCDNANFGCSQVIKLDQLASHLDECEHNPKRPVSCEQGCGLVIPKDELKDHNCVRELRTVVSQQQVKLSEFQSELAEQKRMIQDQKREIQMLKEYMRAIRASNQPLTRAIEDQMESDEVGAVPPLVGRRCLSQEVLRWVRSLQTARVTRWGGMISTPDAVLQAVIKRSLLDSGCPAGIVDVLMENAHERNWPRGLSTLETRQMNRRCYENYVTKRIPGKQAVVVMACENQHMGPDMVLEPGLVMIFAHGIDVTDY; this is encoded by the exons ATGGGTTACGATGTGAACAGGTTTGAAGGAAACGTAGATGAGGAGTTACTCTGTCCCATCTGTGGAGGTGTGTTGGAAGAGCCGGTGCAGGCGCCGCAATGTGAACATGCCTTCTGTACAGCATGCATACAG GAGTGGCTGTCGAGACAGCACACGTGTCCCGTAGACCGTCAGACGATCACGCCGTCGCAGCTGAAACCCGTCCCCCGCATCCTCCGCAACCTGCTCTCCAGACTCTACATCAAATGTGACAATGCCAACTTTGGCTGCTCACAG GTTATAAAACTAGACCAGCTTGCATCCCACCTGGATGAGTGTGAACACAACCCGAAGAGACCAGTGTCCTGTGAGCAGGGCTGTGG CCTTGTTATTCCAAAAGACGAGTTGAAGGACCACAATTGCGTGCGGGAGCTGCGAACGGTCGTGTCCCAGCAGCAAGTCAAACTCAGTGAATTCCAGAGTGAGCTGGCGGAGCAGAAGCGGATGATCCAGGACCAGAAGAGGGAGATCCAGATGCTGAAGGAGTACATGCGGGCCATCCGCGCCTCCAACCAGCCCCTCACCAGGGCTATCGAGGACCAGATGGAGTCTGACGAGGTGGGTGCAGTACCGCCTCTTGTTGGTAGGAGGTGCTTGAGCCAGGAG GTGTTACGATGGGTGCGGTCGCTGCAGACGGCCCGTGTGACACGGTGGGGAGGAATGATCTCTACACCCGATGCTGTGCTACAAGCTGTGATAAAAAGATCCCTCCTGGACAG tggtTGTCCTGCTGGGATCGTTGACGTCCTCATGGAGAATGCTCACGAACGGAACTGGCCTCGCGGGCTGAGCACGCTGGAGACGCGGCAGATGAACCGCCGATGTTATGAGAACTACGTGACCAAACGGATCCCGGGGAAGCAGGCGGTGGTCGTCATGGCGTGCGAGAACCAGCACATGGGGCCGGACATGGTCCTGGAGCCCGGACTCGTCATGATATTTGCTCATGGAATAGA CGTTACTGATTACTAA
- the LOC118405251 gene encoding E3 ubiquitin-protein ligase NRDP1-like isoform X2 produces MGYDVNRFEGNVDEELLCPICGGVLEEPVQAPQCEHAFCTACIQEWLSRQHTCPVDRQTITPSQLKPVPRILRNLLSRLYIKCDNANFGCSQVIKLDQLASHLDECEHNPKRPVSCEQGCGLVIPKDELKDHNCVRELRTVVSQQQVKLSEFQSELAEQKRMIQDQKREIQMLKEYMRAIRASNQPLTRAIEDQMESDEVLRWVRSLQTARVTRWGGMISTPDAVLQAVIKRSLLDSGCPAGIVDVLMENAHERNWPRGLSTLETRQMNRRCYENYVTKRIPGKQAVVVMACENQHMGPDMVLEPGLVMIFAHGIDVTDY; encoded by the exons ATGGGTTACGATGTGAACAGGTTTGAAGGAAACGTAGATGAGGAGTTACTCTGTCCCATCTGTGGAGGTGTGTTGGAAGAGCCGGTGCAGGCGCCGCAATGTGAACATGCCTTCTGTACAGCATGCATACAG GAGTGGCTGTCGAGACAGCACACGTGTCCCGTAGACCGTCAGACGATCACGCCGTCGCAGCTGAAACCCGTCCCCCGCATCCTCCGCAACCTGCTCTCCAGACTCTACATCAAATGTGACAATGCCAACTTTGGCTGCTCACAG GTTATAAAACTAGACCAGCTTGCATCCCACCTGGATGAGTGTGAACACAACCCGAAGAGACCAGTGTCCTGTGAGCAGGGCTGTGG CCTTGTTATTCCAAAAGACGAGTTGAAGGACCACAATTGCGTGCGGGAGCTGCGAACGGTCGTGTCCCAGCAGCAAGTCAAACTCAGTGAATTCCAGAGTGAGCTGGCGGAGCAGAAGCGGATGATCCAGGACCAGAAGAGGGAGATCCAGATGCTGAAGGAGTACATGCGGGCCATCCGCGCCTCCAACCAGCCCCTCACCAGGGCTATCGAGGACCAGATGGAGTCTGACGAG GTGTTACGATGGGTGCGGTCGCTGCAGACGGCCCGTGTGACACGGTGGGGAGGAATGATCTCTACACCCGATGCTGTGCTACAAGCTGTGATAAAAAGATCCCTCCTGGACAG tggtTGTCCTGCTGGGATCGTTGACGTCCTCATGGAGAATGCTCACGAACGGAACTGGCCTCGCGGGCTGAGCACGCTGGAGACGCGGCAGATGAACCGCCGATGTTATGAGAACTACGTGACCAAACGGATCCCGGGGAAGCAGGCGGTGGTCGTCATGGCGTGCGAGAACCAGCACATGGGGCCGGACATGGTCCTGGAGCCCGGACTCGTCATGATATTTGCTCATGGAATAGA CGTTACTGATTACTAA
- the LOC118405682 gene encoding protein N-lysine methyltransferase METTL21A-like, with the protein MDFEQNDTETTAPCVSGQVSNRDDGRNDKTYALAVVPYDEDKLSPFHLAERKFRFAGRELVIRQSWRELGVAAVVWDAAVVLGEYLETEVTLTDQTVVELGAGTGLTGMVAALQGAKVTITEREMALASLRRNIKSNIPPGTTPHPVLIQELTWGQNLHHYPSSYQYVIGSDIIYIKETFQDLLKTLVHLSNCETVVLLGCKIRYERDTDFLKMLEGKFEVKEVRYDQRRDIRVYKARLRSCTSL; encoded by the exons ATGG ATTTTGAACAAAACGACACAGAAACAACAGCACCATGCGTTTCGGGACAAGTTTCAAACCGAGATGACGGAAGGAATGACAAGACTTACGCCTTAGCCGTGGTGCCTTATGACGAAGACAAGCTCTCACCGTTTCACCTGGCGGAGAGGAAGTTCAGGTTTGCGGGAAGAGAGCTGGTGATCAGACAGAGTTGGCGGGAACTCGGCGTGGCAGCTGTGGTGTGGGATGCG gCTGTGGTGCTAGGTGAGTACCTGGAGACTGAGGTGACCCTGACAGACCAGACTGTGGTGGAGCTGGGGGCAGGGACAGGGCTCACAGGCATGGTGGCAGCACTACAGG GAGCCAAGGTGACCATCACAGAGAGAGAAATGGCCCTGGCTTCGCTGAGACGTAACATCAAATCCAACATTCCCCCAGGAACAACCCCTCACCCTGTTCTCATCCAGGAACTCACATGGGGGCAAAACTTACACCACTATCCTTCCTCATATCAGTACGTCATCGGGTCTGATATCATCTACATTAAGGAGACATTCCAAGATCTATTGAAGACGTTGGTACACTTAAGTAACTGTGAGACTGTCGTGCTGCTAGGCTGTAAGATCAGGTACGAGAGGGACACTGACTTCTTGAAGatgttggaaggaaagtttGAAGTTAAGGAAGTGAGGTACGATCAGAGAAGGGATATAAGAGTGTACAAGGCAAGGTTAAGGTCATGCACAAGTTTGTGA
- the LOC118405247 gene encoding kelch-like protein 9: MASQNLADDNLQHKTGAHEPSFIHAVKLQEAIESLQKDGLLCDITLCETHNVHQVVLAASSPFLEVCFNKNQKASLNDSFNKHPERAVKELINYIYTSKLLLTSETVDDIRLLGKLLQLPFVVETCDGFSKGSSDSVFSNHSFAKDFLDKLGKLQKAESLCDVDILVENCAIKAHRVVLAASGDYFRAMFTGGMKECRQSQVELYCLSTQGVSSCIEFIYNSDIEFKGVEHAETVLTTACMLQLPLVVELCCQYLKKMLHVNSCMHVASLAALYNLNSLKSAVDQFVFKNFLKFSQTDNFLNLPADEVSFYIDNDRLEVRTELEVFDAVVKWIKLEKRTRLQYARGLMSCVRFPLLYPEDLREHVIVVDFMLQDQGCKALIEEAMTYHSNPYLENKLQNKRTKVRSDSPSIVILGGETRSEQVGQAMQRLLGDGPEATQVYSMMFWDQNAETDSEWRPLSSPGDIRANHAVAVMDGFLYFAGGSEVPGGQELARFFTIIADVSANMTACFRYDPRFDNWIHLAPMKNSRCHFSLLPWKGKLYAIGGSDDQLHTLASVEAYTTEVDSWEFVRSLEETICYHAGCVCNGTMYLSGGFNDDEFTNHMFTYDPSAGVTYRKPMQYARFLHSMCAVGSNTIVIIGGRAQDDTFNQVELYDITTDTCSVVAPMLQPRSLMGTVVIRNKVYVLGGNDGKENEPTDLVQSYNVDRNEWKVVSKLPHGRSCLTACTIHLPRKVRYREEM, translated from the exons ATGGCTTCCCAAAACCTTGCAGACGACAATCTTCAACACAAGACTGGTGCTCATGAACCAAGTTTCATACATGCAGTGAAACTTCAAGAAGCCATTGAATCTCTGCAAAAGGACGGACTTCTCTGTGACATTACTCTTTGTGAAACACATAACGTCCATCAAGTGGTCCTTGCAGCTAGCAGCCCTTTCCTTGAAGTTTGTTTTAACAAAAATCAGAAAGCTTCACTAAATGATAGTTTTAACAAGCATCCAGAAAGAGCTGTTAAAGAGTTGATAAACTATATCTATACGTCAAAACTTCTGCTAACAAGTGAAACAGTTGACGATATTCGTCTACTCGGCAAGCTGTTACAGTTGCCTTTTGTTGTGGAAACTTGTGATGGCTTTTCTAAAGGTAGCAGTGACTCTGTTTTCAGCAACCACTCCTTCGCAAAGGATTTTCTTGACAAACTAGGCAAGCTTCAAAAAGCAGAAAGCCTTTGCGATGTTGACATTTTGGTAGAAAATTGTGCGATCAAAGCTCATAGGGTTGTACTTGCAGCTAGTGGCGACTACTTCAGGGCTATGTTTACGGGTGGAATGAAAGAATGCAGACAAAGTCAAGTTGAACTGTATTGTCTCAGTACCCAGGGTGTGTCATCGTGTATTGAGTTTATATACAACTCTGACATTGAGTTTAAAGGTGTCGAGCATGCAGAAACTGTCCTGACAACAGCTTGTATGCTACAGCTACCGTTAGTAGTGGAGCTATGCTGCCAATACCTTAAGAAGATGTTACACGTTAACAGCTGTATGCACGTTGCTAGTTTGGCTGCTCTCTACAATCTTAATAGTCTAAAGTCAGCAGTAGACCAGTTTGTGTTTAAGAACTTCTTAAAGTTTTCTCAGACAGACAACTTTCTGAACTTGCCAGCAGATGAGGTGAGTTTTTACATCGACAACGATCGATTAGAAGTTAGGACTGAACTTGAAGTCTTCGATGCAGTCGTAAAGTGGATCAAACTTGAGAAAAGAACAAGATTGCAGTATGCAAGAGGACTCATGAGTTGTGTAAGATTTCCCCTTTTGTACCCAGAGGATCTCAGAGAACACGTTATTGTGGTGGATTTTATGCTACAAGATCAGGGTTGCAAAGCTCTGATAGAAGAAGCGATGACGTATCATTCCAACCCTTACCTAGAAAACAAGCTACAGAACAAACGGACAAAAGTTCGCTCCGATAGCCCTTCCATTGTCATTCTCGGTGGAGAGACGCGGTCAGAACAGGTCGGACAAGCCATGCAGCGGTTGCTTGGGGATGGTCCTGAAGCGACCCAGGTTTACAGTATGATGTTCTGGGACCAAAATGCAGAGACAGATTCGGAATGGCGGCCACTGTCTTCACCTGGGGACATCCGAGCCAATCACGCAGTGGCAGTCATGGACGGATTCCTGTATTTTGCCGGAGGTTCCGAAGTACCAGGGGGCCAGGAACTGGCACGTTTTTTCACCATCATTGCCGACGTCAGTGCCAACATGACCGCATGTTTCCGGTATGACCCGAGGTTCGACAACTGGATTCATCTTGCGCCAATGAAAAACTCCAGATGTCACTTTTCTCTCTTGCCGTGGAAAGGGAAGCTGTACGCTATTGGTGGCTCAGATGATCAGCTGCACACGTTAGCTTCCGTGGAGGCGTACACGACAGAAGTAGACAGCTGGGAGTTTGTGCGTTCACTGGAGGAGACGATTTGCTATCATGCAGGCTGTGTGTGTAATGGAACCATGTATCTCTCAG GAGGCTTCAATGATGATGAGTTCACCAACCACATGTTCACATATGATCCAAGTGCTGGCGTTACCTACAGAAAACCTATGCAGTATGCAAG ATTCTTACACTCCATGTGTGCGGTTGGAAGCAATACCATCGTCATCATCGGAGGAAGAGCGCAGGACGACACTTTCAATCAGGTCGAACTTTACGATATCACCACAGATACCTGTTCCGTGGTGGCCCCCATGCTGCAGCCCCGAAGCCTCATGGGTACAGTGGTCATCAGGAACAAGGTGTACGTACTTGGCGGGAATGATGGCAAGGAAAACGAACCAACAGACTTGGTACAAAGCTACAATGTGGACAGAAATGAGTGGAAGGTGGTGTCAAAATTACCACACGGACGTAGCTGTTTGACTGCTTGCACAATACATCTCCCAAGGAAAGTAAGATACAGGGAGGAAatgtaa